The following proteins are co-located in the Dromiciops gliroides isolate mDroGli1 chromosome 2, mDroGli1.pri, whole genome shotgun sequence genome:
- the MFSD13A gene encoding transmembrane protein 180, which translates to MAGQLLAWLSRLPTAVVYGSLSLFVSILHNVFLLYYVDTFVSVYKIDKLAFWVGETVFLLWNSLNDPLFGWLSDRVFLSSAPRAGASIPSQDVVLTRLRALSRHGPLLALSFLAFWVRWAPTGMQFLLCLCLYDGFLTLVDLNHHALLADLALSAHGRTHLNFYCSLFSAAGSLSVFASYTVWNKEDFSSFRAFCVVLAVCSGLGFTGATWLLRQRFETEGRTLGALHSVSEGPDVEKSSANEEEKRVTLGEYLQQLARHRNFLWFVGMNLVQVFHCHFNSNFFPLFLEHLLSDQISLSTGSFLLGVSYIAPHLNNLYFLALCRRWGVYAVVRALFLLKLGLSLLMLLAGPDHLHLLCIFIASNRVFTEGTCKLLTLVVTDLVDEDLVLNRRKQAASALLFGMVALVTKPGQTFAPLLGTWLLCFYTGHDLFQQPLLTPVGSARPWLDPPAPPRASSLRQGCFYLLVLVPIMCALLQLITWSQFTLHGRRLHMVKAQRQSLSKPWALDVKTV; encoded by the exons ATGGCAGGTCAGCTCCTGGCCTGGCTCTCCAGGCTGCCCACAGCTGTGGTCTATGGTTCCTTGTCACTCTTTGTCTCCATTCTACACAATGTGTTCCTGCTGTACTACGTGGACACGTTTGTTTCAGTGTACAAGATTGACAAGCTGGCCTTCTGGGTTGGAGAG ACGGTGTTTCTCCTCTGGAACAGTCTCAATGACCCTCTCTTCGGCTGGCTCAGTGACCGTGTCTTCCTCAGCTCTGCACCCAG GGCAGGGGCTTCCATCCCATCCCAGGATGTGGTTCTGACGAGGCTTCGGGCTCTCAGCCGGCATGGGCCGCTGCTGGCTCTCTCCTTCCTGGCGTTCTGGGTGCGATGGGCCCCCACGGGCATGCAGTTCTTGCTTTGTTTGTGTCTCTATGATGGCTTCCTGACACTGGTGGACCTCAATCACCATGCTTTACTGGCTGACCTGGCTCTGTCTGCCCACGGCCGAACACACCTCAATTTCTACTGCTCCCTGTTCAGTGCAGCTGGCTCCCTCTCCGTCTTTGCCTCCTACACTGTGTGGAAcaaggaagacttctcttcctttcGTGCCTTCTGTGTGGTTCTGGCTGTCTGCTCTGGGCTTGGCTTTACTGGAGCCACGTGGCTATTGAGGCAGCGGTTTGAGACAGAGGGGAGGACACTGGGGGCCCTGCATTCAGTCTCAGAAGG cCCGGATGTGGAGAAATCATCAgcaaatgaggaggaaaagagggtcaCATTGGGCGAGTATCTGCAGCAGCTGGCACGCCACCGAAACTTCCTCTGGTTCGTAGGCATGAACTTGGTGCAG GTCTTCCACTGCCACTTCAACAGcaacttcttccccctcttcctggaGCACCTGCTGTCGGACCAGATCTCTCTCTCCACAGGCTCCTTTCTGCTGG GGGTCTCCTACATCGCTCCTCATCTCAACAACCTTTACTTCCTGGCACTGTGCCGAAGGTGGGGTGTTTACGCAGTGGTCCGAGCGCTCTTCCTTCTCAAGCTGGGCCTCAGCCTTCTCATGTTGCTGGCTGGACCAGACCACCTCCACCTCCTTTGCATCTTCATTGCCAG CAACCGTGTATTCACAGAGGGCACCTGTAAGCTGCTGACCCTGGTGGTCACAGACCTGGTGGATGAGGACTTGGTGCTAAACCGCCGGAAGCAGGCTGCTTCAGCACTTCTCTTTGGGATGGTGGCCTTGGTGACCAAGCCTGGCCAGACCTTTGCCCCACTGCTGGGCACTTGGCTGCTTTGCTTCTATACTG GTCATGACCTTTTCCAGCAGCCCTTGCTGACCCCAGTGGGCAGTGCAAGGCCTTGGTTGGACCCCCCTGCTCCACCTCGGGCATCATCATTACGTCAAGGATGCTTCTACTTGCTCGTGCTGGTGCCCATCATGTGTGCGCTGCTGCAGCTGATCACTTGGTCCCAGTTCACCTTGCATGGGAGGCGCCTCCACATGGTCAAGGCCCAACGCCAGAGTCTGTCCAAGCCCTGGGCTCTGGATGTTAAGACCGTCTGA